The DNA segment CTTCGGTGAAACCTGCGCCTTCACCCTGGAAAGAGCGGCGTCGGCGACGTTCTTTTTCCACTCCACATCCCACAGGCGCGAAAGGAGGTCCCCGTTCGGGTCCTCCACCCGGTCGATCACGGCGGTCTTCCGGTCGTTGTCCCACTCCCCACCAGCCATCGCGGTGTCTTTCTTCCGCTTCCGGAACTGGTCGTTGATCCGCCAGCGGGTCATGTTCATCAGCCAGGTCTTGAAGGATCCCTGCTCCGGATCATAGAGCTTCCGTTTGCTCTGCTTGGCGATGGAAAGGATGGTTTCCTGCACGCAGTCGAAGGCTTCGTCCGCCCGCAGCCCGGCCTTCACGGCGACAGAGTAGATCAGCCGCCAGTAGGTTTGGTAAAATTCGT comes from the Luteolibacter sp. SL250 genome and includes:
- a CDS encoding sigma-70 family RNA polymerase sigma factor produces the protein MSEDDVEKENKDDVIMAEAYAKTRKSLIARLDNWEDQRTWDEFYQTYWRLIYSVAVKAGLRADEAFDCVQETILSIAKQSKRKLYDPEQGSFKTWLMNMTRWRINDQFRKRKKDTAMAGGEWDNDRKTAVIDRVEDPNGDLLSRLWDVEWKKNVADAALSRVKAQVSPKQYQIFHYYVIKQWDAKKVQDHLNVSMAQVYLAKHRVGSVLKRELAKLEEDAE